Proteins co-encoded in one Veillonellaceae bacterium genomic window:
- a CDS encoding bifunctional precorrin-2 dehydrogenase/sirohydrochlorin ferrochelatase: MPFYPVNLQLAGRRCIVVGGGTVAERKVMPLLNARADVTVISPQLTPRLAQLAEARRIIHIARLYKSGDLQGAFLVICATDSSIVNEQAAEEAQQMSALLNVVDNAELGNFSVPAQVTSGDLLITVSTGGKTPVMARRIREELARTYGPEYGLFIDLLGRLRSEMKAQLATSKDRENFWRKSIDQEILELIRQGKTKEAEDRVKNAVSSIGIES, from the coding sequence ATGCCTTTCTATCCGGTTAATTTGCAGCTTGCCGGGCGTCGGTGTATAGTAGTAGGCGGAGGAACTGTGGCAGAACGCAAAGTAATGCCGCTTTTGAATGCTCGGGCCGACGTTACGGTAATCAGTCCGCAGTTGACGCCGCGCTTAGCACAGTTAGCTGAAGCTCGGCGTATTATTCATATTGCCAGGCTTTATAAATCCGGCGATTTGCAGGGCGCTTTTCTGGTAATTTGCGCAACAGACAGCAGCATTGTCAATGAGCAGGCTGCCGAAGAAGCACAGCAAATGTCGGCACTGCTTAATGTCGTTGATAATGCTGAGCTGGGTAATTTCAGCGTACCGGCTCAAGTAACGAGCGGCGATTTGTTAATAACGGTCTCAACAGGCGGAAAGACACCTGTAATGGCCAGACGCATTCGGGAAGAACTAGCAAGAACATATGGCCCGGAATATGGGTTATTCATAGATTTGTTAGGTAGGCTGCGCAGTGAAATGAAAGCGCAGCTGGCAACTTCCAAAGACCGGGAGAACTTTTGGCGGAAAAGCATTGACCAAGAGATTCTTGAACTCATAAGGCAAGGTAAGACTAAAGAGGCGGAGGATAGGGTCAAAAATGCAGTTAGCAGTATTGGGATTGAATCATAA
- the mrdA gene encoding penicillin-binding protein 2, with protein MWETEQMRRIKIMAGIVIAVFLVLIIRLAWLQIVQGPQYKKIAEQNRIRQIVTQAPRGTIYDRNGAILVGNRPSFAISIIPAEYTNRETATPILAELTGITVAEIDTMLAEGTDFPLTPVRIKRDADAALVTKIEERRRSLPGVIIEAIPVRYYVYNNLAAHIFGYVGKISSEEYALWKEKGYRPNDLIGKDGLELEWEEVLRGVDGGVQVEVNAQGEELQRLGMMPAVQGDGLVLTLDASLQKAVEATLQYYIENSRKNGQPTKGGSAVVLDAKTGGILAMASLPDYDPNLFAAGISAKDWKKLIEDPNYPLTNRTIQSLYPPASVFKIVTAAAALDMGYTTAEEIFDDKGVYVLDGWSFYGWNTKGLGRLNIADALAWSSDPAFYELGYRLGIENLASYALTFGLGQKTGIRLRGEAAGIVPTKNWKLENFEERWYSGETLIAAIGQGYYLVTPLQQALILMAVANGGVIYRPMLVDKVITPEGVIKNDLQPEVLRTVYLKPQDWDTIRQGLIGVTTNGTGTAVFSGFPYQVVGKSGSAETGRDATHSWFSAYAPADNPAVVVSVLVDEGGEGSAAAGPAVRRILEAYFGINNPQPVKTPPKGTTD; from the coding sequence GTGTGGGAAACTGAACAGATGAGGCGAATCAAGATAATGGCTGGCATTGTGATTGCGGTCTTTTTGGTTTTAATTATCCGGCTTGCTTGGCTGCAGATTGTTCAGGGGCCGCAGTATAAGAAAATCGCTGAACAAAATCGAATTCGGCAAATTGTCACACAAGCGCCGCGCGGAACCATTTACGACCGCAACGGGGCGATTTTAGTCGGCAATCGCCCTAGCTTTGCAATTTCAATTATACCGGCTGAATATACAAATCGTGAGACTGCCACCCCTATTCTGGCCGAATTAACCGGTATTACGGTCGCAGAGATTGATACCATGCTGGCCGAAGGAACTGATTTTCCGTTAACACCTGTAAGAATCAAGCGTGATGCCGATGCCGCGCTTGTAACCAAAATCGAGGAGCGGCGGCGCAGTCTGCCAGGTGTTATTATTGAGGCTATACCGGTACGGTACTATGTTTACAATAATCTGGCTGCGCATATATTTGGTTATGTAGGTAAGATTAGCAGCGAAGAATATGCCTTGTGGAAAGAGAAAGGCTATCGGCCGAATGACCTTATTGGCAAAGACGGACTGGAACTTGAGTGGGAAGAAGTATTGCGGGGTGTTGACGGCGGTGTGCAGGTTGAGGTTAATGCGCAAGGCGAAGAATTGCAAAGATTGGGTATGATGCCGGCTGTACAAGGGGACGGCTTGGTTCTGACGCTTGACGCTAGTTTACAGAAAGCGGTTGAAGCCACTCTTCAATATTATATTGAGAACAGCCGAAAAAATGGTCAGCCTACCAAGGGCGGTAGTGCTGTCGTCTTAGATGCTAAAACAGGCGGGATACTGGCAATGGCCAGTTTGCCAGATTATGACCCCAATCTTTTTGCGGCCGGCATATCGGCTAAAGACTGGAAAAAGCTTATTGAAGACCCAAATTATCCGCTAACCAACCGAACTATACAAAGCCTCTACCCGCCAGCTTCGGTATTCAAAATTGTTACGGCAGCGGCCGCTTTGGATATGGGATATACAACAGCCGAGGAGATATTTGATGACAAGGGCGTTTATGTACTTGATGGCTGGAGTTTTTACGGTTGGAATACCAAAGGTCTGGGGAGGCTTAACATTGCCGACGCCCTAGCATGGTCAAGCGACCCGGCTTTCTATGAACTGGGTTATCGCTTGGGTATCGAAAATCTCGCAAGTTATGCCTTGACATTCGGATTAGGACAAAAAACCGGTATCAGACTGCGGGGCGAAGCAGCCGGGATAGTGCCGACGAAAAATTGGAAGTTGGAAAACTTCGAGGAAAGGTGGTATTCGGGTGAGACGCTGATTGCGGCCATCGGGCAAGGCTACTACTTGGTAACGCCGCTCCAACAAGCGCTTATTCTGATGGCGGTAGCCAACGGCGGTGTAATATACCGTCCTATGTTGGTTGATAAGGTAATTACACCCGAGGGCGTTATAAAAAATGATTTACAGCCGGAGGTGCTGAGAACTGTTTATCTTAAGCCACAGGATTGGGATACTATTCGCCAGGGGTTGATAGGTGTTACAACAAACGGCACTGGTACTGCTGTGTTTAGCGGTTTCCCTTATCAGGTAGTCGGAAAATCAGGTTCAGCAGAAACCGGGAGGGATGCAACGCATTCTTGGTTTTCAGCCTACGCCCCGGCTGATAATCCGGCTGTTGTGGTATCCGTGCTGGTTGATGAAGGCGGTGAAGGCTCGGCTGCGGCGGGGCCGGCCGTACGCAGGATATTGGAGGCCTATTTTGGAATAAATAACCCTCAGCCTGTTAAAACGCCGCCCAAGGGAACAACAGATTAG